A window of Salvia splendens isolate huo1 chromosome 8, SspV2, whole genome shotgun sequence genomic DNA:
CATTTCTGCTGCCTCTTCCTCAAGTTGTAAGTATGCATCTCAACTAAGTGGAGTCAGTCTTCTTTAGCACGTGAATTACACTTATGTATGGGAGGATTGATGAGCAATGTGGTTGTATCAAAATGGAGAGGTAATTGTGAGACTTGCCTCATTGCTGTTTAGACTTGAAACATATGGTTTTACTAATAAGAGATTTTGCTTATTAAGCTTGGTCTCTCTCTCCCACATTGTATTGCATCGTACCGTATCTTATACAGAGAGACTGAACATGGAGTTTGATACATTGGCATAGTTTTATGAGACTGTTAAAGACATGCGATGAGGGAGTGACGAGTCAGGTCATTGTTGTGTTTACACAATAACGATACGACCCAATAAATCAATACACAAAACCcacttacttcattcaaacacGATAGCAATATGATGGGTCTGTTGAGTAGCTATGTTACTAAATAATGAAAGTTATCAAGCGATAAGAATTACTCTCTGATAAAATTGAGTCCTATTCAAGTTCAATTGTCATTACCCAGAGTTAACACGAAATAGTCCaatctttactttatttttggcaaaaaaaattattctcttTTCCAGTTTATTCTTTATCCAATTAACCTTACAAAAAGGAGTTGACGCAAgttaatcaaataaaaaattattctcttttatactttattccTTATCCAATTAAGGATAACTAGGGAAaagggagtaataaaaataagagaATGATCCAATAATAATTCAACATGATTACAATTTCACATGACACAATAGAGTTATTaatcaatatcaaattaaattaaccattcaatataaatatagaaaatccCACACCCGCATAGGAGGGGGAGCAATACCAAAAACATGAAATAACAGCAAATGAGAAACATCACTCTGAAAGAATTCAACAATTCTATGCTCAGTAACATTAAGTAAACAATAGACTCTCCAAGCTTAATATCTCTTTCCGAGTTCAAAACACAGCATAAAACGAAACAGAAATCTAATTGGACAAAAGCCATCTGATGCCATGACACTACACCTAGGTGTTGGTTGCCCTGGTGTAAATCTGCTGGCTTGCATGAGCAGAGACCATTCTGATCAAACCTCTTGCCATCAATTCTCTGATGGCCTTCCTTGCAAGGGATCCACTAATCTGTTGCATCAACAATAGCAGCAAGTAATCAATAAAGATAATCCAACCATCTAGAAAAGATAGCAATAACTGTGGTACATCAGTTAAACCTACATTGAAAACAttaaaccaaaaagaaaaaagaaacagAAAGCATTGTATAAAAAGCAATCAGAATATATCCTCATGGTAAAATCATAATCAAGTGATTAAATATGCCTTCCTTAATGAATTTGGATCAGATACAATCAATTCGATTGGCCTAACCTATCAATTAAGCAATTAACAAGATATGCTATGGCATTCCAGTAAATGTGGCTTGAAAAATCTTCAGATGTTATGGATGGCAGATAGCTAACAGGCATGATTAACAACAAACCAACAAATACTAGAAAACTTTAATTTCTAACTAATTACATATTAATACAAAATCACAAAAGTACCCTTCCATATCAGAGATACTGATCTATTCTACCATTATCAAGCAAAAAAGTCAACAAGAACATACTGATCTAATCTACTAGGCATATAAACGATATGAATTAATTACCCTGAGACGATCTGAGAGAACGGAGGGGGTGATGAGCTTGTACTTGGGGGCCTCCGTCAGCAGCTTGTCGTACGTACCCTTGTCGAACAAAACCATGTTGTTCACCTTTTCCTTTTGCTTTCCCTTGCTCCACTTCTGCATTAATTACAATTGCCACAACAATGGCACCAAATCAGATATCCATTCCAAACGAAGTCATACCAAATCAAATTAGCATTCAAACGAACACGTCGATTAGATTGGCTATTACCTTCTTCTTTTGCTTGCCTCCGCCGGACTTCGCTGGCTTCGATGACGGCGGGGGAGCCTTATCCTTCTTCGGCGCCTGCAAATCTCACAAATAAAAGACTGAATTAGTGATCGGCGCGAACGAAATTCAGTGCAGGTGAGAGAGGAGCGAGGTTGAGAGCGGCGGAGACGTACCATGGCTGAGGTTGTTCCGCGGCGGATTATTGACGAGAGGCGAGTGCGGATTTCGCTATGGGGGAAAAGGTTAGGGTTTTACTACTATTTGTAGCACCAAAACCATCACTTCGTTTCCAACACGGCTTAATGGGTTTCCCTTTACCAACCCATTATTCCTATACTTTAATGGGTTTTTCTTTACCAGCCATTATTTCTAACATTGCTTAATGGGCTACATGGGCTTTTCTTTACCGCCAAAATTATGAGTTGAAGACTCTTAAAGAGTCAAAGGAACACAATCAGATAGAAGTGCGAGCCCAACCATTCTTTTTGGATTGTGGTTTAGGGCTATTTTATTAGCCCAGTTTGCCCTTTTGATCTGTCAGATTAAATTGACATTTTGAATTAGATAAAACAGTTAAAAAAATTGGCAAGCTCATGAGCCGTTCAAGAtctatacaaaatataaaagtGTCAGTTCGGACAACAAATTCATATGCAAAAATATACTAATCTTATCATTTGTGCTATTTTTTCATAAGAAAAGTTTGGACCATGTATAATTGTACATGTAAAGAAATGTTACATGATAATGCATTAGATAGTATATCTTGACCATGACACTTGGGCCTTGGTGTTTTGGGTAGTTGGGCGAAACGGAACAATGAAGTGAGTCGAAACATTCGCATTCATGGCCCAACATGACGGACCCACACCACCCCTCGACTAATAtgttagggcatccacaatggagcgccctatgctccgccacatcagcatttcatcctcctacccttccacctgcagtgggataCCCTATAAGTCgccctatagtccgccctaagtattttatttatttgaatatttaaaacactacaaaaattgaaaaaaaaagcttcatttcattaaaattcaaacattacactacgaaataaaaaaactacaaattctcaACAGCGGTTATggtcccaaacttcttcaatcatgtcgttcatgagctgagcatgttcttgttggttgcgcattgaggcatgtctagatagaacctcattgaagcccatcggtaatcctcgaacgtggggcggggccgccgtgctggagctagatccaccttcatcatcgccccaatcggtgactcgtcaccttcgtgttcgactatcatgttatgcaagatgatgcacgcatacatgacatcggcgatgacgtccttgtaccagaaccgcgccggccccaccgtggttgctcgtcAAAATAGTCTGCGAACAGAGGTAGGTGAGCTACGCCGTGCTCGCGGTGGACAAACGACCGACGTCGAATCGGACGTGGGATCTGCACCGCCTGGGCCTGCTCCGCCGCTTCGCGTTCCATTTCGGCCAAGCATTCCGCCGCAGCCTCATGAACGCAATCGAATAAGATCCGAGTCAAGGCCCGAGTAATGCCCTCTGAGGTACCCCAGTCGTCGTCGggtctaattttttttagtgaGAAAGATTGAGAGTGAAATATTGGTGTGTGGGGAAAGTGAGAGATGGGAGAGAATTGTTGGTGTGGGAAATGGAAGAGAAATGggggtttaaatagataaaaattttgaaaaaaaaaatttttaaaaaggaaaacgtgtggtatcgtccgcgtgacccgcagtgggcggacgataccGTAGACGATGCGTGTTCtgacgccatcgtccgcggacgatgtatagggcgcggacgatgcatcgggcatcgtccgcatgGCTACAGTGGCTGACGATAGCCCacacgatgcatcgggcgggaCGATGGGCGGACTATCGTCCggcccactgtggatgctcttaggttaAATTGATACTTTGATCTAGATAAGACAGTTGAAAATTGGATTGTTCATTGACTAcactatgtatatatattagtaaCGGAACGGGAAGCGAGCCGAAACACGACCCTTCCCCCATCGCAGCCCAACTTGACGGGCATGTGTCTCATCGTTGATGACGCTTATATTGGTGTTGATTGGAACAATTGAATTTCATTAAACATGATTATCAGTTGTTAAATCAATGCCTTTGGTAAGTAGAGTACTCCATATGTTAGTTTAAATCATTAGCATGATTATACCTATACAAATTACTACTACGGAGtggagtagtactattttatagtagtatctaaaataagaaatga
This region includes:
- the LOC121742942 gene encoding 40S ribosomal protein S25-2, giving the protein MAPKKDKAPPPSSKPAKSGGGKQKKKKWSKGKQKEKVNNMVLFDKGTYDKLLTEAPKYKLITPSVLSDRLRISGSLARKAIRELMARGLIRMVSAHASQQIYTRATNT